CGGGCTTTTTCTTTATATAAAAAAGTTGAGCTAACTTCTGAAAGCATCTTTGTCGCTTAAAATCGAAGGATCGATTTACTCCAAGAAAACACGCGTCTTTTTGTAAGAACTTTCCTTGGCAAATTACGTAAGATGGATCGTTTGAACGACGTTCAACTTCGTCGTATAACTATTTCAACATCATTATTTTCTTCGCTGTTTCTTTTCTATTTTGTTGTAGTTTAACAATATATTGTCCGCTGGAAACGGATTTTCCCATTTCATCTTTTCCATTCCAATTGCATTCGTAAGTTCCTGGAACGGTTGTGCAATCCAACAGTGTTTTCACTTTTTGCCCTTTTATGTTGTAAATTGCCAGTTCTATTTTTCCAGATTCTACCAGTTCCAGTTTGATGGTTGTGGAGGGATTGAAGGGATTGGGATAATTTGATAAGTTAGTAGTTAGGAGTGAGGAGTTGGGAACTGTTGGTTCTTCGATTCCTGTGCCTTGCCATTCGTAAGCACCTATGTCGATTGTATCTCCGTAAATGCGGGGATTTCCTGCCAAATCATATTGAGGAAGCACAACTCCGTAAGGTAAATCCAATGTTCCTGCATCGATACAGGGAGAATACTCGAAAAGGGCATAAGGCCACTCATGTCCGGATCCAAGCCAGAGGGGATTGTTACTGAGCATTGTTGTATAATCCCAGTTAATATTATTTGTTCCGCCCATTTGTACTATTCCACTTTCTCCACCTTCTATCAGGGAATTTCTTGCATTGAGTGTACAAGGCCCAAATGTTCCATTCAAGCAAATCTCTGAAAATACATCTCCATACAGAATGGAGTTTACAATATTAGCTTCAGATTGATCTGCGAGCTGGATGGCTGACCCCATATGTAAAGTGGAGTTATCTCCAATAGTGCAATTAACAAGATTTAACTTGGTTTGCCAATCTATGAGTATTGCCACTTCATTGGGCAGCCATTCAAATGACTCCTCCGAATTGTTGGTTATCTCAGAGTTGATAACATTAACAACTAATGAATCCATATTAACAGTTGTTCGATATACTCTAAGTGCTCTGTTAAAACTATCCGAGTCGTTATTAATATACCTATAATTCACCACATTAAATACAGGATTATTTTTAGCCGTATATAAATAGATCCCGGGTGTTCCATTTTGTATATCATTTACTTGGATGTTTTCTATATATATATCTGAAAATGAAGCATTTATAGAATTTCCAGTGTAAGAATATTGATCATCATTTAAAAAATGAATATTTTTAAATTTTGCCTCTGTGTTTTGTGTTATATGAATATAACCCTGATTTTTTGGATTAATAAAAGTGAAATTTTCTATTTGATATCTGTACTGAGGATCCATTCCATATAAATGACCACCGTTAAATTCAGTATCCAGAATAGTATTTTCCATTGATTCACCCACCAAATCCACATAACTTTTAAGATGCAGAGGAAATATCTGATTATTTTGAGATACGGAATATGTTCCATCCGCAATATGAATAGTTTTCTGCATTGTGCTGTCAGAATGTATTTTTGCCAAAGCATAAGCTATCGTTTGTAAAGGTTCTTCAGCAGATATTCCACTATTATTATCATCTCCTTCCGGTGAAATGTAAAGGTCATGATCTACTTGTTCCAAAACAGAATGTTGGCAACTGAAAGAAAAAGTACCGGGTTGTGGAACCCCAGCACCACCT
The genomic region above belongs to Candidatus Cloacimonadota bacterium and contains:
- a CDS encoding T9SS type A sorting domain-containing protein, whose protein sequence is MKYKLFLLLALICVNSWLHSTIWEIKQDGTGNFTAIQAGIDFCADGDTLLVYPGTYCENLLIEEKHLTIGSLYLTTGDEQYISQTVLDGFQNGSVFIIESVQSGEVFICGFIIQNGIGSGGYPHDRGGGIHGDESIIRLKKNIIQNNTARIGGGINLFVDVELTLEGNTIRYNSAATIVGGISCGYNSNVIYDTEMLNSLYLNYAGCANDILVGQYSPFQEIILDTFTVAEPAEGYYFIYPSSGGAGVPQPGTFSFSCQHSVLEQVDHDLYISPEGDDNNSGISAEEPLQTIAYALAKIHSDSTMQKTIHIADGTYSVSQNNQIFPLHLKSYVDLVGESMENTILDTEFNGGHLYGMDPQYRYQIENFTFINPKNQGYIHITQNTEAKFKNIHFLNDDQYSYTGNSINASFSDIYIENIQVNDIQNGTPGIYLYTAKNNPVFNVVNYRYINNDSDSFNRALRVYRTTVNMDSLVVNVINSEITNNSEESFEWLPNEVAILIDWQTKLNLVNCTIGDNSTLHMGSAIQLADQSEANIVNSILYGDVFSEICLNGTFGPCTLNARNSLIEGGESGIVQMGGTNNINWDYTTMLSNNPLWLGSGHEWPYALFEYSPCIDAGTLDLPYGVVLPQYDLAGNPRIYGDTIDIGAYEWQGTGIEEPTVPNSSLLTTNLSNYPNPFNPSTTIKLELVESGKIELAIYNIKGQKVKTLLDCTTVPGTYECNWNGKDEMGKSVSSGQYIVKLQQNRKETAKKIMMLK